A portion of the Terriglobia bacterium genome contains these proteins:
- the rpoZ gene encoding DNA-directed RNA polymerase subunit omega — protein MIKLPPGVDSKFRYVLLAAKRARQLQSGSPPLMPATGKKPTRTAREELEQRALKFEILPPPDEGEEVSEKKKKK, from the coding sequence ATGATTAAGCTTCCACCCGGAGTGGACAGCAAATTTCGGTATGTTCTGCTCGCCGCAAAACGAGCGCGTCAATTGCAGAGCGGGAGCCCTCCGCTCATGCCGGCCACCGGCAAGAAGCCGACGCGCACAGCCCGCGAAGAGCTGGAACAACGCGCCTTGAAATTCGAAATTCTTCCTCCTCCCGACGAGGGGGAAGAGGTGAGCGAGAAAAAGAAGAAAAAATAG
- the gmk gene encoding guanylate kinase → MQNSGVLFIVSAPSGSGKSTLVRRVLKEVGRLRFSISHTTRPARPGEQHGVDYFFVTRDEFERMIQEEKFVEHAVVFGNHYGTSWQAIEAVRLSGDDVILDIDVQGAAQVKQRFGREAPSIFVLPPSFASLEQRLRGRSSDGDEVIRERLGRARQEIQEYSKYDYVIINDEINRATDALRSIIVAHRASQSRLEKQIENILHTFGGNPE, encoded by the coding sequence GTGCAAAATTCAGGAGTCCTGTTTATTGTCTCAGCCCCCTCGGGATCGGGAAAATCGACGCTGGTCAGACGAGTTCTGAAGGAAGTGGGCCGCCTGCGCTTTTCCATTTCTCATACCACCCGGCCCGCCCGCCCGGGGGAGCAGCATGGCGTCGATTATTTCTTCGTGACACGTGACGAATTCGAGCGGATGATTCAGGAGGAGAAGTTCGTCGAACATGCCGTTGTCTTCGGCAACCATTACGGGACCAGCTGGCAGGCGATCGAGGCCGTCCGGTTGTCGGGCGACGATGTCATCCTGGACATCGATGTGCAGGGTGCGGCGCAGGTGAAGCAACGTTTTGGAAGGGAAGCGCCCTCCATTTTTGTGCTTCCTCCCTCCTTCGCGAGCCTGGAACAGCGGTTGCGCGGGCGCAGCTCAGACGGGGATGAGGTGATTCGGGAACGCCTGGGCCGGGCACGACAGGAAATCCAGGAGTACAGTAAGTACGATTACGTGATCATCAATGACGAAATCAACCGTGCCACTGATGCGCTCCGCTCCATCATTGTTGCTCATCGAGCAAGTCAGTCGCGTTTGGAGAAACAGATCGAGAATATTCTTCATACCTTTGGAGGCAATCCAGAATGA